From the genome of Candidatus Hadarchaeales archaeon, one region includes:
- a CDS encoding adenylate kinase: MNRVVVITGVPGSGKTTVMREALRRLETMGVKYKVVNYGDVMFEIMSEKLGVKHRDEMRKIGTLVYRKIQREAGKKIAKMAEESNVIVDTHCLIKKPEGYYPGLPVWVLEELRPDVLILVEAEPAEIFGRRQKDMDRMRDQDRLEEIDEHQQMNRAIAMAYAAFTGAAIKIVQNREGRLNEAVENIVEVLK, from the coding sequence GTGAATAGAGTTGTGGTAATAACAGGAGTGCCGGGAAGTGGGAAGACAACGGTGATGAGAGAAGCTCTCAGAAGGCTTGAAACAATGGGTGTAAAGTATAAGGTGGTCAATTACGGAGATGTTATGTTCGAGATAATGTCGGAAAAACTTGGCGTTAAACACAGAGATGAAATGAGAAAAATAGGGACCTTGGTTTATCGGAAGATTCAGAGGGAAGCTGGGAAAAAAATCGCGAAGATGGCAGAGGAATCAAATGTGATCGTGGACACGCATTGCTTGATAAAAAAGCCCGAGGGATATTATCCAGGTCTTCCTGTTTGGGTGCTAGAAGAATTGAGGCCAGATGTTTTGATACTCGTTGAAGCAGAACCGGCCGAGATATTTGGTAGAAGACAGAAAGATATGGACAGAATGCGAGACCAGGACAGACTCGAGGAAATAGACGAGCATCAGCAGATGAACAGAGCCATAGCAATGGCATATGCCGCTTTCACCGGAGCCGCGATAAAGATCGTTCAGAACCGTGAGGGGAGGTTAAATGAGGCTGTAGAGAATATAGTGGAGGTGCTAAAATGA